The following are from one region of the Endozoicomonas sp. 4G genome:
- the galK gene encoding galactokinase: protein MDIKQQLTHLFESKWGAKPEHFYQAPGRVNLIGEHTDYNDGFVLPCAINHQTMIAATPRDDQKLVVTTANFDGQITEFDLELPIQSSTEASWSNYIRGVATVLLERSKPLRGANIAIIGNVPQGAGLSSSACLEVCTGLALSRLAGVDVSLKDLALIGQEAENNYVGVNCGIMDQMVSACGEDGHAMLLDCRSLETRSVKIPEGAAIVIINSNKKRGLVDSEYNTRRQQCEAVARHFDVKALRDVSVEMLEAHRDELDEVSYCRARHVITENSRTLEAAKVMPEGNLKRMGVLMAESHASMRDDFEITVPAIDTIVELVKGVIGEDGGVRMTGGGFGGCVVSLTPADKVTAIKQAIASDYEKQTGLKADIYVCKASQGASSIT from the coding sequence ATGGATATAAAACAACAGCTGACACACCTGTTTGAAAGCAAATGGGGGGCAAAGCCGGAACACTTTTATCAGGCTCCCGGTCGTGTCAACCTGATTGGCGAACATACCGATTACAATGATGGGTTTGTACTGCCATGCGCCATCAATCACCAGACAATGATTGCCGCCACACCTCGTGATGATCAAAAACTGGTAGTGACTACGGCCAACTTTGACGGTCAGATCACAGAATTTGATCTGGAGCTGCCCATTCAGTCCAGCACTGAAGCTAGCTGGAGTAACTATATCCGTGGCGTAGCCACTGTGCTACTGGAACGTAGCAAGCCTCTGCGTGGTGCCAATATCGCCATTATCGGTAACGTTCCTCAGGGTGCCGGCCTGTCGTCTTCCGCCTGCCTGGAAGTCTGCACGGGATTGGCCCTCAGTCGTTTGGCGGGGGTGGATGTCAGTCTGAAGGATCTGGCCCTGATCGGCCAGGAAGCAGAAAACAACTACGTCGGCGTCAACTGCGGCATCATGGACCAGATGGTGTCAGCCTGCGGTGAAGACGGTCATGCCATGTTGCTGGATTGTCGCAGCCTGGAAACCCGCTCGGTAAAAATACCCGAAGGCGCAGCCATCGTTATTATCAATTCCAACAAAAAGCGTGGACTGGTTGATTCTGAATACAACACCCGTCGTCAGCAGTGTGAAGCGGTTGCCCGGCATTTTGATGTCAAAGCCCTGCGGGATGTTTCTGTTGAGATGCTTGAGGCTCACAGGGATGAACTGGACGAAGTATCTTATTGCCGTGCCCGTCATGTTATTACAGAAAATAGCCGCACACTCGAAGCCGCTAAAGTCATGCCTGAAGGGAACCTGAAACGAATGGGGGTTCTGATGGCTGAATCTCATGCTTCCATGCGAGATGATTTCGAAATTACCGTCCCCGCCATTGATACTATTGTGGAGTTGGTTAAAGGCGTCATCGGTGAAGACGGCGGTGTTCGTATGACCGGTGGCGGTTTTGGTGGCTGCGTAGTCTCTCTGACACCAGCGGACAAAGTCACTGCTATCAAACAGGCAATAGCAAGTGACTACGAAAAGCAAACGGGCCTGAAAGCCGATATTTATGTCTGCAAAGCCAGCCAGGGCGCATCCAGCATTACCTGA
- the uvrA gene encoding excinuclease ABC subunit UvrA: protein MDTITVRGARTHNLKNINLDMPRDSLIVITGLSGSGKSSLAFDTLYAEGQRRYVESLSAYARQFLSMMEKPDVDHIEGLSPAISIEQKSTSHNPRSTVGTITEIYDYLRLLFARTGTPRCPKHHLPLEAQTVSQMVDQVLALPEGTKLMLLAPVVRDRKGEHLHVFSELRAQGFIRARIDGIVTDLDNPPELDKKKKHTIEVVVDRFKVRADLQLRLAESFETALELTDGLAAISFMEGEQQDIVYSARFACPSCGYSINELEPRMFSFNNPAGACPTCDGLGVKQFFDEDRIVQHPELTLAEGAIRGWDRRSVYYFHLLKSLAAHFGFDIDTAFDDLTAEQQTIILHGSGEEQIDFSYVNDRGDVYKKRHRFEGIIPNFERRFRETESQSVREELSKYLSTQHCPSCKGTRLRQESRHVFIEDETLPNLVKLPVERALAYFEQLSLPGQKGEIAEKILKEICDRLSFLVNVGLNYLTLDRSADTLSGGEAQRIRLASQIGAGLVGVMYILDEPSIGLHQRDNERLLNTLTRLRDLGNTVIVVEHDEDAIRTADHVIDIGPGAGVHGGEIIAQGTPAQIMDNKKSVTGQYLNGTKNIAIPEQRTPVDKKKRLKLTGCTGNNLKNVTLEIPVGLMTCVTGVSGSGKSTLINSTLYPVAAQALNGATTLTAAKHKKISGLDHFDKCIDIDQSPIGRTPRSNPATYTGIFTAIRELFAGTQEARSRGYKPGRFSFNVKGGRCEACQGDGVIKVEMHFLPDIYVPCDVCKGKRYNRETLDVKYKGKNIHEVLEMTVEEALEYFEPIPAVKRKLQTLMDVGLSYIHLGQNATTLSGGEAQRVKLAKELSKRDTGKTLYILDEPTTGLHFHDIEQLLAVLHRLRDRGNTVVVIEHNLDVIKTADWIVDLGPEGGDGGGQIIAEGTPEVVADSKVSHTGRFLRPMLV, encoded by the coding sequence TTGGACACAATCACTGTACGGGGTGCAAGAACCCACAACCTGAAGAATATCAATCTGGATATGCCCCGGGACAGCCTGATTGTCATTACCGGTCTGTCCGGATCAGGAAAGTCGTCCCTGGCCTTTGATACCCTGTACGCAGAGGGTCAGCGCCGCTATGTAGAATCATTATCTGCTTATGCACGACAGTTTCTTTCGATGATGGAAAAGCCGGATGTTGACCACATTGAAGGTTTGTCACCTGCCATCTCCATTGAACAGAAGTCCACCAGCCATAACCCTCGCTCGACAGTCGGCACTATTACCGAAATATACGACTATCTTCGTTTGCTGTTTGCCAGAACCGGCACACCCCGTTGTCCAAAACATCACTTGCCGCTGGAAGCTCAGACCGTCAGCCAGATGGTAGACCAGGTGCTGGCACTGCCCGAAGGCACCAAACTGATGCTGCTGGCACCGGTAGTCAGGGATCGCAAAGGCGAACACCTCCATGTTTTCAGTGAACTGAGAGCTCAGGGGTTCATTCGTGCCCGCATTGATGGCATTGTCACCGACCTCGACAACCCACCTGAGCTGGATAAAAAGAAAAAGCACACCATTGAAGTGGTGGTTGACCGCTTCAAGGTGAGGGCTGACCTGCAATTGCGTCTGGCAGAATCTTTTGAAACCGCCCTGGAGCTGACCGATGGACTGGCAGCGATCAGTTTTATGGAGGGTGAGCAGCAGGACATTGTCTATTCTGCTCGCTTTGCCTGCCCGTCCTGTGGCTACAGCATCAATGAGCTGGAACCGCGCATGTTCTCGTTTAACAATCCGGCGGGAGCCTGTCCCACCTGTGATGGTCTGGGGGTCAAGCAGTTTTTTGATGAAGACCGTATTGTTCAGCACCCGGAATTAACCCTGGCGGAAGGGGCTATTCGTGGCTGGGATCGCCGCAGCGTCTATTACTTTCACTTGCTGAAGTCACTGGCTGCGCACTTCGGCTTTGATATTGATACCGCTTTTGATGATCTCACGGCTGAGCAACAGACTATTATTCTTCATGGCTCTGGTGAGGAACAGATTGATTTCAGTTATGTGAACGACAGAGGTGATGTTTACAAAAAGCGTCATCGCTTTGAAGGCATTATCCCTAACTTTGAACGCCGTTTCCGTGAGACAGAGTCTCAGTCGGTGCGCGAAGAGCTTTCCAAATACCTGAGCACCCAGCATTGCCCAAGCTGTAAAGGCACGCGTCTTCGTCAGGAATCAAGACATGTCTTTATCGAAGATGAGACACTGCCCAACCTGGTGAAACTGCCGGTAGAGCGTGCACTTGCTTATTTCGAACAACTGAGTCTGCCCGGTCAGAAAGGGGAGATTGCTGAAAAAATCCTGAAAGAGATCTGCGATCGTCTGAGCTTTCTGGTAAATGTGGGTCTTAACTACCTGACGCTTGATCGAAGTGCGGATACCCTGTCAGGGGGTGAAGCCCAGCGCATCCGACTGGCCAGTCAGATTGGCGCAGGTCTGGTGGGCGTCATGTACATTCTGGATGAGCCCAGTATTGGTTTGCACCAGCGGGATAATGAACGACTCCTGAATACCCTGACCCGTCTTCGCGACCTGGGTAATACCGTGATTGTCGTAGAACATGACGAAGATGCCATTCGCACTGCCGACCACGTGATTGATATCGGTCCCGGTGCCGGGGTTCATGGTGGTGAAATTATTGCCCAGGGTACGCCTGCCCAGATTATGGACAATAAAAAGTCGGTCACCGGCCAATACCTGAATGGCACTAAAAACATTGCGATACCTGAGCAGCGTACCCCCGTGGATAAAAAGAAGCGGCTTAAACTCACCGGCTGTACCGGCAACAATCTGAAAAATGTCACTCTGGAAATCCCGGTGGGGTTGATGACCTGTGTCACTGGCGTTTCCGGCTCAGGAAAGTCTACCCTCATCAACAGCACTCTATACCCTGTCGCTGCCCAGGCCCTGAACGGTGCAACCACTTTAACCGCCGCAAAGCACAAGAAGATCAGCGGTCTGGATCACTTCGATAAATGCATCGATATTGACCAGAGTCCTATTGGTCGTACTCCAAGGTCCAACCCTGCCACCTACACGGGCATTTTCACCGCCATTCGTGAACTGTTTGCCGGAACCCAGGAAGCCCGCTCCCGTGGTTACAAACCCGGTCGTTTCAGTTTTAACGTGAAGGGGGGGCGCTGTGAAGCCTGTCAGGGGGATGGGGTCATCAAGGTCGAGATGCATTTCCTGCCGGATATTTACGTGCCCTGTGACGTCTGTAAGGGCAAGCGCTACAATCGTGAGACTCTGGACGTTAAATACAAAGGCAAGAATATTCATGAAGTTCTGGAGATGACCGTCGAGGAGGCCCTGGAATATTTTGAACCGATTCCTGCCGTTAAACGGAAGCTGCAAACCCTGATGGATGTTGGTCTGTCGTATATCCACCTGGGGCAAAACGCTACCACACTCTCCGGAGGTGAGGCACAACGGGTGAAGCTGGCCAAGGAACTTTCCAAGCGGGATACCGGCAAGACTCTTTACATTCTTGATGAGCCAACAACAGGTCTACACTTTCACGATATTGAACAGCTTTTGGCAGTGCTGCACAGGCTTAGGGATCGCGGTAATACCGTGGTTGTGATTGAGCACAACCTGGATGTGATCAAAACAGCAGACTGGATCGTTGACCTGGGACCTGAGGGCGGTGATGGAGGCGGTCAAATCATTGCCGAGGGTACACCTGAAGTGGTGGCCGACAGCAAAGTGTCTCATACCGGTCGATTTCTGAGGCCAATGCTGGTGTAA
- a CDS encoding polymer-forming cytoskeletal protein — MWGKNGLENSLVGSTRNDDTITLIATGTEVEGDIRFRGTVHVEGKIIGNVSSNDGKLQLIAGSRVDGNIHAAHVVINGCVTGDVYATDKLELSDKAQIEGNVYYDVMEMVAGAAINGKIERMHKDGELLLNTSEEENEAEVRQLEST; from the coding sequence ATGTGGGGCAAGAACGGCTTAGAAAACAGCCTGGTCGGCAGCACCAGAAACGATGACACCATCACCCTGATTGCTACCGGCACTGAAGTTGAAGGAGATATTCGTTTCCGTGGCACTGTTCATGTTGAAGGCAAAATCATAGGTAATGTCAGCTCCAATGATGGCAAACTGCAACTGATTGCCGGTAGCCGTGTAGACGGTAATATTCACGCTGCCCATGTAGTCATCAATGGTTGTGTGACTGGCGACGTTTATGCCACTGATAAACTGGAGCTATCGGACAAGGCCCAGATAGAAGGCAATGTCTACTACGATGTCATGGAAATGGTGGCTGGGGCTGCCATCAATGGCAAGATAGAACGCATGCACAAAGACGGTGAACTTTTGCTCAATACTTCTGAAGAAGAAAATGAAGCCGAGGTCAGGCAGCTCGAATCCACCTGA